The stretch of DNA cgttcctgtagctcaaacaataaaacatggtGTTAGTGACGGCAAGTTTGTTCGATTGCCATGGAATGCATTAACTGAATGCAATATAATGCCATATGCATAAGTGTAAATATCAGGTTTTACAgggttaaaaaagtcaaaagatGATGCTTCGCTTGGCTAAATGTACGTAGTTCAGCACTTCAAATTCATAAACAAGCTTTGCTTTCCCCCCTTGAAGTTCTCTCACCTCCTTGGCCTCATTCTGCAGCCTCATGTTTTCTGCGATATACTTGACGCTCTCAATGGCCTCTCTGACTTGTGGTGAGAGAGCGGACTTGCACAGAAACCCATCCGAGGACCCGGAGCTGGAGCCGGGACTGGCTCCTCCACCTCCGTCTTCTCCCGCTTCGGTGCGGTGTTGATTCCAGCAGCATGTGCATCGGCCGTCTCGACACAGAAAGCCGGACGCCATCTTGGACGCCTCGGCCAGGTTGTTGAGCTCAGTTGTGCACAGAAGGAGTTGAGGACGTTGCGACAGAACGTGTGGTTTGGCAGAAACCGGACCAGGAGCATGAAGAGCGCACGGTCTCTCCGGGCCTCCGGGTCTCTCCGGGTCTTTATCAGGCCGCGTCATGAACATGATCCGAGGGAGCAAACTCAGAAACACGCGCCGCACCCAACTCGGCATGGTGTGCGTCTTAGGCGTGCGGTAATGCACATTGAGCACGAAGACTGTGATCACGATGGAGAGCGTGACGAATATCATGGTGAAAAGAAGGTACTCTCCGATCAGGGGGATGACGAGAGACGTGGACGGGATGGTCTCCGTGATGACCAGGAGGAAAACCGTGAGCGAGAGGAGAACGGAAATGCACAATGTCACCTTCTCGCCACAGTCGGAGGGAAGGTAGAAGACCAGAACCGTCAGGAAGGAGATGAGCAGACAGGGAATGATCATGTTGATGGTGTAGAACAGAGGCAGGCGGCGGATGTAGAGCGAGTATGTGATGTCCGTGTAGATCTCCTCGCAGCAGTTGTACTTGATGTCGTGCTTGTATCCAGGAGCATCAATAATTGTCCACTCGCCGCTTTCCCAGAAATCCTTCAGGTTGATGGTGGAACCGATCAGCACCAGGTCGATCTTGGCCTTGTCGTAGGTCCACGAGCCAAACTTCATGGTGCAGTTCTGGTAGTCGAACGGGAAGTATGTGACGTCGATCTTGCAGGAGCTCTTGAAGATGGCCGGTGGGATCCAGGTTACGTCTCCGTTGTAGCGCAGAAGAGCTTTGGTTTTATCGTCCACCTGGAAATCTCCGACTGCACTGTGGTTCAGAAACAGATCATGAGGACTAGAATCAGCAATAATGAAAGGAGGAGCAGACCGGTACCGGCTCACTTACTTGTTGTACAACACAATGTCCGGCTTCCAGATCTTGTTGGAGGGCACACGGATAAACTCGACCCCTCCGAAATCCTTGGGATTCCACCTGAGCTTATAATCATTCCAAATCtatgaaaattagaaatagtTCAGAGGGTTTGTATGCACACAATATGAAGCCCCCAGtgaacagggaacgttctctcAAAGCTcaaatgttcttccagtaaGTGTAATAGAACATTCTTTtatatctggtctttaataatatcctcaaaacattagcacaaaaacattatttatacattgttcatggagcgtttctgaaatgttttagttggacgttcgtctaatgttttttaaatgttgtttcagaacgttcagagaacattcaaaagtaacgttcacataatgtttgaagaatgatacaatggaatgttcttttaatgttcacataaccaagaaaaaacattgAGAAATCTGGATGTTTCGAACTGGATGTTAATGCGAACATTAGAAAAACGTTCATAGAACATATTGTTATCTGGGGCTGAGATATTTGCATCAGGCTTGTATATAATTCTGATTTACATTCAGTATTCCAAGGTAACCGCAAACACAGACTAAATAAATCACTATAGATGTTCAGGAAGATTGTTGGTTTTTGGTATTTCAACGCCAGCTTCCTTGGCCATTTTCATGGCGAGTAACAAGTTGAAATAGTATAAAAGAGCCATTTAAAAATCCGTATACaagtttttaaagatttttttatattttaaagcatgcattttaaatttcCTCTGAAGTGTTTGTTGAGTAATATAGATTCCCAAGAGAACTTAAACCAGCACAATTTGTTCAAGGGCTGCAGGACTCTGGCATGAGGAACACAGCggtgatattaaaatattaagtgtGTTTCAAAGACGTGGCTATAAGCCATGCTCTCATTTGTTATTCTCCAGGCCGTctcagaacaaaaacaaaaccctGTCTCTGCAGAAAGGACAAACAGTAATATATGACAGAGAAAAGGATCTGACACTGTCAATAGATGCAGAGTTTTATAGTTATTTCTATTGTTCAGATcagttgtttaaatattttttttacgaCCTACCACCTAGTTGAATTAATTATGTATTAAACGTGATTAGCTTGACCATTCAAATGTTAATGAACTGAAGCGGTCACAATGCTTCACTTGATTAGTCCCTCTTTGCTCttagttttttaataattctcTTCACATAATCACTCTCTAAACAAATTATGAGATGCACTTCTTAAGCTGTCTTGTTTAAGCAGACCATTTCCAAtcttcatttaattaaaatattagacAATTAGACATCTGGGAATCAACATCACCGAGATCACAATCAAAAGCACATAAACCTTTGTTTACTTACACCGTTCGCTTCATCTGCACTGTAAATGCAAACTATTAGCAACAGTTTTATTCAACTTCTGACAGAAGGATGAATTAAGCAGAGTTTGGactaatatatttgtatatttaaaattatttaacaggTGGTTAGAATCATGACGTATTGTTTTTACTATTAATGCATGGTGTGTACATGTAACATATTATTTCTGATCTGAAATATATTATCAATCTGAATCTGAATTATCAATATGCCATAATGGAACTTGTGCTTGAGCACCTTTAACATGGTTTTTATCCATTAAAAGGTTTGTTCGTGATTCATTTTTAACAGGTAAAAATGTTCACAGCTCAGCAAGTTTAACAGGAGAAGCACACATCTGTATTCCACTGGGAATCATTTCCACATGCTGCACCAATAGTTTTAAACAGTGACTGCAAAGATAGCGAGTAAAACTCTGTTCAGTTATCTAAATGAATCAATGACCTTTCCATGTGCATGAATAATGCATGAGCTTACATGTCGCAGCCAAAGATTGGTCTCCATAATCTGGTTCACCTCATCCTGTGGAAAAAGAAACAGAGAGTCTCAGACAAATCACCTGCGGGGGAATACAACACGGCTCTAGattaatattttagagcttAAAGAAGAAACATGCTGTCATAAGCAATCATTCTCCAGGCGTCAGTCTGCGCGGGAGCGACCTGTGCCTCCATGTCTCACAGATGGGCCGTGTTTGGACGGAGAGCGAGGACCACCTGAGTCCCTTCGCCTCGAGGTGCTTCACGAGGCACACAGAGACCTATATATGCTGGCTGTGCAGAGTTCATCATTTGAAGTGTTACATTTCTAGAGGATTTTTTTGCATGCTCAAATAAGTTGGAGACtattttatgcgcattttgggatattgcataataaaaaaaacaaaaacgctggatggaaatgccaagatgcgcataaattctaaaaatgcccATTTAAAAAACGTATGCGCTCAACTGAAGCAGATCGGTTTTATCTGCTTTGACTTTGTctcagcagaggctgtgattggatgactggactaaccagtggaccaatcacatcgcagcatctcaaatgttggtttggtggttctgaaacgcctgagtcaaagtctgtcatcagaatgatttggtttaattccctccagaagcgtctcacaatCCTAATCCACAATCCTAAACACGAAcgcaagatcacatgacagcgtttattgtgtttcgtctgacgctctgagaccaactcatttatgatggaggaaaaaagagccTGATTGAAGCAacgtacatttttattactgatattttgcggcaatttcccaggaagtgactaTTTTGTTCTCTTGTAAAACTTGGGATgcaaacgctgctttattcacaaatgttttatgccatataataagttaaattcgcaactttggatggaaacacagCTAATGAAACAATTTTGATTTGTTGAAAATTCATTTATGACCTCAATGAAAGTCACAACTTGTgcattacataatacatttccttATGGGCCCTAATAGTCTCATCTATTATAATATAAGCCAATATTTTTCATCCAATAGAGTGtctaaatataataaatcagtCCTCTAATGTTGCTGGCAGATACACCGacaggcataacattataagcaccttcctaatattgtgttgttcCCCCTTTtgttgccaaaacagccctgacccgtcgaggcgtggactcctctagacccctgaaggtgtgctgtggtatctgacaccaagatgttagcagcagatcctttaagtcctgtaagttgtgtggtggagcctccatggatcggacttgtttgttcagcacatcccacagatgctcgattggattgagatctggggaatttggaggccaagtcatcacctcaaaccattcctgaaccatttctgctttgtggcaggagcattatcctgctgaaagggATATA from Ctenopharyngodon idella isolate HZGC_01 chromosome 18, HZGC01, whole genome shotgun sequence encodes:
- the chrna3 gene encoding neuronal acetylcholine receptor subunit alpha-3, coding for MKARPLVIFHTCYFLFVLLSGVSCSEAEHRLFSVIFSGYNQYIRPVENVSDPVIVQFEVSMSQLVKVDEVNQIMETNLWLRHIWNDYKLRWNPKDFGGVEFIRVPSNKIWKPDIVLYNNAVGDFQVDDKTKALLRYNGDVTWIPPAIFKSSCKIDVTYFPFDYQNCTMKFGSWTYDKAKIDLVLIGSTINLKDFWESGEWTIIDAPGYKHDIKYNCCEEIYTDITYSLYIRRLPLFYTINMIIPCLLISFLTVLVFYLPSDCGEKVTLCISVLLSLTVFLLVITETIPSTSLVIPLIGEYLLFTMIFVTLSIVITVFVLNVHYRTPKTHTMPSWVRRVFLSLLPRIMFMTRPDKDPERPGGPERPCALHAPGPVSAKPHVLSQRPQLLLCTTELNNLAEASKMASGFLCRDGRCTCCWNQHRTEAGEDGGGGASPGSSSGSSDGFLCKSALSPQVREAIESVKYIAENMRLQNEAKEVQDDWKYVAMVIDRIFLWVFVLACILGTAGLFLQPLLLGEDM